The following proteins come from a genomic window of Microbacterium sp. JZ31:
- a CDS encoding GlxA family transcriptional regulator yields the protein MRTVACIVQEGFAPFEFGVACEAFGLDRTAEGIEKFDFRIVTPEPGAVTSNLGFSVNVPDDLQFAETADIVVVSTQPKSAWGRIDTRVAAIIRSAVERGAWVLSVCSGAFVLAAAGVLDGRRATTHWLYADTMARMYPRIEVDPDVLYVQDGRIITSAGTAAGLDACLHLLRQELGAEAANRIARRMVVAPQREGGQAQFILKPMPDQSGLSLAPVADWAVENLDRDLTVEQLANRAHMSPRTFARRFKADYGTTPAAWLARQRIIHAQRLLEETEWGLDRIADACGFGSAAVLRQNFSRVLGTTPTAYRARFACPPVAQTREVAGSAAA from the coding sequence ATGAGAACCGTCGCGTGCATCGTGCAGGAGGGCTTCGCGCCGTTCGAGTTCGGCGTCGCGTGCGAGGCGTTCGGCCTCGACCGCACGGCCGAGGGGATCGAGAAGTTCGACTTCCGCATCGTCACGCCCGAGCCCGGCGCCGTGACCTCCAACCTCGGCTTCTCGGTCAACGTCCCCGACGACCTGCAGTTCGCGGAGACGGCCGACATCGTCGTCGTGTCCACGCAGCCGAAGTCGGCCTGGGGCCGGATCGACACGCGCGTGGCGGCGATCATCCGCTCGGCCGTCGAGCGCGGCGCGTGGGTCCTGAGCGTCTGCAGCGGCGCCTTCGTCCTGGCCGCGGCCGGCGTGCTCGACGGGCGCCGCGCGACGACGCACTGGCTGTACGCCGACACCATGGCCCGGATGTACCCGCGCATCGAGGTGGATCCGGACGTGCTCTACGTGCAGGACGGGCGCATCATCACGAGTGCGGGCACCGCCGCGGGACTGGACGCGTGCCTGCACCTGCTGCGCCAGGAGCTGGGAGCCGAGGCCGCCAACCGCATCGCGCGCCGGATGGTCGTCGCGCCGCAGCGCGAGGGCGGGCAGGCCCAGTTCATTCTGAAGCCGATGCCGGATCAGAGCGGCCTGTCGCTCGCACCGGTCGCGGACTGGGCGGTCGAGAATCTCGACCGCGACCTCACCGTCGAGCAGCTCGCGAATCGCGCGCACATGTCTCCCCGCACGTTCGCGCGGCGGTTCAAGGCCGACTACGGCACCACGCCCGCGGCATGGCTCGCGCGGCAGCGCATCATCCACGCGCAGCGCCTGCTCGAGGAGACCGAGTGGGGCCTCGACCGCATCGCGGACGCGTGCGGCTTCGGATCGGCGGCCGTGCTGCGTCAGAACTTCTCCCGGGTGCTCGGCACGACGCCCACGGCGTACCGCGCCCGCTTCGCCTGTCCGCCCGTCGCGCAGACACGCGAGGTCGCGGGCAGCGCGGCCGCCTGA
- a CDS encoding nitroreductase family protein — MGAATFDRTAITDHPVLDVLAGRWSPRAYDATAPIDEQKLSSALEAARWTPSANNIQPWKFIVARRGTAEHAAIAETLMGFNQAWAPAAAVLLVAIAVTHDDEGRELPTALYDLGQAVAHLSVQAHHDGLVVHQMTGFDPAAVAAHFNLAQNERPFTVTALGEFGDLDALPEALRERETAPRTRRPIADSLIVNA, encoded by the coding sequence ATGGGCGCTGCCACGTTCGACCGCACCGCGATCACCGACCACCCCGTCCTCGACGTCCTCGCCGGACGCTGGAGCCCTCGCGCCTACGACGCGACCGCTCCCATCGACGAGCAGAAGCTCTCGAGCGCGCTTGAGGCCGCCCGCTGGACGCCGTCGGCGAACAACATCCAGCCCTGGAAGTTCATCGTCGCGCGCCGCGGCACCGCGGAGCACGCCGCGATCGCCGAGACGCTGATGGGCTTCAACCAGGCGTGGGCTCCGGCCGCCGCCGTGCTGCTCGTCGCGATCGCCGTGACGCACGACGACGAGGGCCGCGAGCTCCCGACCGCGCTGTACGACCTCGGCCAGGCCGTCGCCCACCTGTCGGTGCAGGCGCACCACGACGGCCTCGTCGTGCACCAGATGACCGGCTTCGACCCCGCCGCCGTCGCCGCACACTTCAACCTCGCGCAGAACGAGCGCCCGTTCACGGTCACGGCGCTGGGCGAGTTCGGCGACCTCGACGCGCTTCCCGAGGCGCTGCGCGAGCGCGAGACCGCCCCGCGCACGCGCCGCCCGATCGCGGACTCGCTGATCGTCAACGCCTGA
- a CDS encoding glycosyltransferase, with translation MTDSPAPDAPRSPLRILIGADTFAPDINGAARFAERLAAGLVQRGHDVHVVAPNRRYADEPNRTETIEGEAMTLHRLPSVRLWWHEWLRFVWPWRAKHHARRVLDRVKPDVVHIQSHIVIGRGLAREARKRGIRVVATNHVMPENILDHTALPDWANDLFVKLAWKDAARTFRLASAVTTPTRRAADFLESAIDMPGVIPISCGIDRTQYSADLEPRAENRIVFVGRMTAEKQVDVILRALAKLDPALDAKLDLVGQGDQEHALQALAAELGVQDRVTFHGLSTDAHLRATLTRGSVFAIASIAELQSIATMEAMASGLPIVAANAVALPHLVHEGENGYLFEPGDADDLAAKLTTVLTASPEERLRLQRASLEGVLVHDINRTLDTFEALYRGAAPHVLLDRRGEAQPA, from the coding sequence GTGACAGACTCCCCCGCTCCCGACGCCCCCCGAAGCCCGCTGCGCATCCTGATCGGGGCCGACACCTTCGCGCCCGACATCAACGGCGCCGCGCGCTTCGCCGAGCGGCTCGCGGCCGGTCTCGTCCAGCGCGGCCACGACGTGCACGTCGTCGCGCCGAACAGGCGGTATGCCGACGAGCCGAACCGCACCGAGACGATCGAGGGCGAGGCCATGACGCTGCACCGCCTGCCGTCGGTGCGGCTGTGGTGGCACGAGTGGCTGCGCTTCGTGTGGCCGTGGCGCGCCAAGCACCACGCGCGGCGCGTGCTCGACCGCGTCAAGCCCGATGTCGTGCACATCCAGTCGCACATCGTGATCGGGCGCGGGCTCGCGCGCGAGGCGCGCAAGCGCGGCATCCGGGTCGTCGCCACGAATCACGTGATGCCGGAGAACATCCTGGATCACACGGCGCTGCCGGACTGGGCGAACGACCTCTTCGTGAAGCTCGCGTGGAAGGACGCGGCGCGCACCTTCCGCCTCGCGTCGGCGGTCACGACGCCGACGCGTCGCGCGGCCGACTTCCTCGAGTCGGCGATCGACATGCCAGGGGTCATCCCCATCAGCTGCGGCATCGATCGCACGCAGTACAGCGCTGACCTCGAGCCGCGCGCGGAGAACCGGATCGTGTTCGTCGGCCGGATGACGGCCGAGAAGCAGGTCGACGTGATCCTGCGCGCGCTGGCGAAGCTCGACCCGGCACTGGACGCGAAGCTCGACCTCGTCGGGCAGGGCGACCAGGAGCACGCGCTGCAGGCCCTCGCCGCCGAGCTGGGGGTGCAGGACCGGGTGACGTTCCACGGCCTGTCGACCGATGCCCACCTGCGCGCGACCCTCACCCGCGGCAGCGTGTTCGCCATCGCGTCGATCGCCGAGTTGCAGTCGATCGCGACGATGGAGGCGATGGCGTCGGGTCTGCCGATCGTCGCCGCGAACGCCGTCGCGCTGCCGCACCTGGTGCACGAAGGCGAGAACGGATACCTGTTCGAGCCGGGCGACGCCGACGACCTCGCCGCGAAGCTCACGACCGTGCTCACCGCCTCCCCCGAGGAGCGCCTGCGTCTGCAGCGCGCATCGCTCGAGGGCGTGCTCGTGCACGACATCAACCGCACGCTCGACACGTTCGAGGCGCTGTATCGCGGCGCGGCGCCGCATGTCCTCCTGGATCGCCGCGGCGAAGCGCAGCCGGCCTAG
- a CDS encoding SMP-30/gluconolactonase/LRE family protein — MPQAEQITDSVTYHGEGAVWHDGWGGLRFVDMLAGDVLSLDEASGSVRRLHVDSPVAALLRPRTSGGFVVATERAFAAYDAHDRREWVTPDLWDGPVRFNEGGVDPQGRLLAGQMAYDQSPGVAAMWRLNPDRTAERLFGGLTVSNGLGFSADGTRAYFTDTETGRIDVFDVAEDGELRDRRPFVSVPEDAGHPDGLCVDVEDGVWTALHGGAAVRRYDADGTLSEVIEVGARQVTSCALGGPHGTTLFITTSREGLEPHEEPVAGALFRAEAGVPGVPIRTVDA, encoded by the coding sequence ATGCCCCAGGCAGAGCAGATCACCGACTCCGTGACCTACCACGGCGAGGGCGCCGTATGGCACGACGGATGGGGAGGGCTCCGCTTCGTCGACATGCTCGCGGGCGACGTCCTCTCGCTCGACGAGGCGAGCGGTTCGGTGCGGCGGCTCCACGTCGACTCGCCCGTCGCCGCGCTGCTGCGGCCGCGCACGTCGGGCGGCTTCGTCGTGGCGACCGAGCGCGCATTCGCCGCGTACGACGCGCACGACCGCCGCGAGTGGGTCACGCCCGACCTGTGGGACGGCCCCGTACGCTTCAACGAGGGCGGCGTAGACCCCCAGGGGCGGCTGCTGGCGGGCCAGATGGCCTACGACCAGTCGCCCGGCGTCGCGGCCATGTGGCGGCTGAACCCGGATCGCACGGCCGAACGGCTGTTCGGCGGGCTGACGGTGTCCAACGGCCTCGGCTTCAGCGCCGACGGCACGCGGGCGTACTTCACGGACACCGAGACGGGCCGGATCGACGTGTTCGACGTCGCCGAGGACGGCGAGCTGCGGGATCGGCGACCGTTTGTGTCCGTGCCCGAGGACGCCGGTCACCCCGACGGCCTGTGCGTGGACGTCGAGGACGGCGTCTGGACGGCGCTGCACGGGGGCGCGGCCGTGCGCCGCTACGACGCCGACGGCACCCTGAGCGAGGTGATCGAGGTGGGCGCCCGGCAGGTGACCTCGTGCGCGCTCGGCGGCCCCCACGGCACCACGCTCTTCATCACGACGTCGCGCGAGGGCCTGGAGCCGCACGAGGAGCCGGTCGCCGGCGCGCTGTTCCGCGCGGAGGCCGGCGTCCCCGGCGTGCCAATCCGCACCGTGGACGCCTGA
- a CDS encoding glycosyltransferase, translated as MHIVMFADQHVETLGGAQVSTRLQRRYLERAGHTVTIVAPRRHGARAAIKADDPGYLDLPSIPVTPDREYALSWPGRAADRVVDAEMARRPQADLVHVQADFWGAFLGYRYAARHGLPVVHTMHNRVDVGIEATAPFPGLVLRALNGWRRAALRGRAGGAPTGVDGWAYLRGLARGAEAVTAPSGHFARRLEAHRVFSPVDVVWNGIDDDLLDRVRAEAPDVRAPGVPRFVWLGRMSPEKRLLPFLEALAEADVACEVEVIGGGAQLAAARKLVAQHRLAVRFAGKLPYDEVLRRIAAADALVQTSIGFETQGMTPFEAASLGTPAVISDPDIADEIGTGVWRVDAPADEPGRIRALAATLRRAAADIAAGTAPAPDPEMPAKFRQSSRTAAMVLVYERVAR; from the coding sequence GTGCACATCGTGATGTTCGCGGATCAGCACGTCGAGACGCTCGGCGGCGCCCAGGTGTCCACGCGCCTGCAGCGCCGGTACCTCGAGCGGGCGGGGCACACCGTGACGATCGTCGCGCCCCGCCGGCATGGCGCCCGCGCCGCGATCAAGGCGGACGACCCTGGCTATCTCGATCTGCCGTCGATCCCCGTCACCCCGGACCGGGAGTACGCGCTCTCCTGGCCCGGACGCGCCGCCGACCGGGTCGTGGACGCGGAGATGGCGCGGCGACCGCAGGCGGATCTCGTGCACGTGCAGGCCGACTTCTGGGGCGCATTCCTCGGCTACCGCTATGCCGCCCGGCACGGGCTGCCCGTCGTGCACACGATGCACAACCGCGTCGACGTGGGGATCGAGGCGACCGCGCCGTTTCCCGGTCTCGTGCTGCGTGCGCTGAACGGATGGCGCCGCGCGGCGCTGCGTGGTCGCGCGGGCGGGGCGCCGACGGGCGTGGACGGGTGGGCGTACCTGCGCGGCCTCGCGCGCGGAGCCGAGGCCGTGACCGCTCCCTCCGGCCACTTCGCGCGGCGCCTGGAGGCGCACCGCGTGTTCTCCCCCGTCGATGTGGTGTGGAACGGGATCGACGACGACCTCCTCGACCGCGTGCGCGCCGAGGCGCCCGACGTCCGCGCCCCCGGTGTCCCGCGGTTCGTCTGGCTGGGCAGGATGAGCCCGGAGAAGCGCCTGCTGCCGTTCCTGGAGGCTCTCGCCGAGGCAGATGTCGCCTGCGAGGTCGAGGTGATCGGCGGCGGTGCGCAGCTCGCGGCGGCGCGCAAGCTCGTGGCGCAGCACCGTCTCGCGGTGCGCTTCGCGGGCAAGCTGCCGTACGACGAGGTGCTGCGGCGCATCGCGGCGGCGGACGCGCTGGTGCAGACGTCCATCGGATTCGAGACGCAGGGCATGACCCCGTTCGAGGCGGCGTCGCTCGGGACGCCGGCCGTGATCAGCGACCCTGACATCGCGGACGAGATCGGCACCGGGGTGTGGCGCGTCGACGCGCCCGCGGACGAGCCGGGACGGATCCGCGCGCTCGCCGCCACCCTGCGTCGAGCCGCGGCCGACATCGCGGCGGGCACCGCGCCCGCGCCGGATCCGGAGATGCCGGCGAAGTTCCGGCAGTCGTCCCGCACGGCGGCGATGGTCTTGGTGTACGAGCGGGTGGCCCGCTAG
- a CDS encoding ATP-dependent Clp protease ATP-binding subunit produces MTDQKQEQQSALEQFGIDLTEQARAGKLDPVIGRDSEIRRVSQVLTRRTKNNPVLIGEPGVGKTAVVEGLAQRIVAGDVAESLKDKRLISLDMSALVAGAMYRGQFEERLKNVLKEITESEGRIITFIDELHVLMGAGGGEGSVAASNMLKPMLARGELRLIGATTLNEYREFIEKDAALERRFQQVYVGEPSVEDTVAILRGLKGRYEAHHGVTITDGALVAAAALSNRYIPSRQLPDKAIDLIDEAMSRLKMEIDSSPVEIDQLKRQVDRMRLEELALKKEKDPASKERLARLREQMAASEAELRTLEERWARERGGLNRVGDLKKRLDAAVTERDRALREADYAKASKLQYETIKQLEAELAEAEKQAEAEGEEPRMVNEQVTDDDIAQVIASWTGIPVGRLLQGETEKLLHLEAELGRRLIGQKDAVKAVSDAVRRSRAGISDPNRPTGSFLFLGPTGVGKTELAKALAEFLFDDEHAMVRIDMSEYGEKHSVSRLVGAPPGYVGYEQGGQLTEAVRRRPYSVVLLDEVEKAHPEVFDVLLQVMDDGRLTDGQGRTVDFKNVILILTSNLGSPILIDPTVSADSKREQVLQLVRQAFKPEFVNRLDDIVMFQALSHDDLAQIVELQVDLLQRRLSDRRLTLAVTPDARAWLADRGYDPIYGARPLRRLIQTEIQDRLALAILSGGVRDGDTVRVDVPADGSQLVVTSQGQAPQPDEDEDEDVIDAEIVED; encoded by the coding sequence GTGACGGATCAGAAGCAGGAGCAGCAGAGCGCGCTCGAGCAGTTCGGCATCGACCTGACCGAGCAGGCGCGCGCAGGGAAGCTCGACCCCGTGATCGGGCGGGACTCGGAGATCCGGCGCGTGAGCCAGGTCCTCACGCGCCGCACCAAAAACAACCCGGTGCTGATCGGCGAACCCGGCGTCGGCAAGACCGCCGTGGTCGAGGGCCTCGCGCAGCGCATCGTCGCGGGCGACGTGGCGGAGAGCCTGAAGGACAAGCGCCTGATCAGCCTCGACATGTCGGCCCTCGTGGCGGGAGCGATGTATCGCGGCCAGTTCGAGGAGCGGCTGAAGAACGTGCTGAAGGAGATCACCGAGTCCGAGGGCCGGATCATCACCTTCATCGACGAGCTCCACGTGCTCATGGGCGCGGGCGGCGGTGAGGGATCGGTCGCCGCGTCCAACATGCTCAAGCCCATGCTCGCGCGCGGCGAACTGCGCCTGATCGGCGCCACGACGCTGAACGAGTACCGCGAGTTCATCGAGAAGGACGCGGCGCTCGAGCGCCGCTTTCAGCAGGTGTATGTGGGCGAGCCGTCCGTCGAGGACACCGTGGCGATCCTGCGCGGGCTCAAGGGGCGCTACGAGGCCCACCACGGGGTCACGATCACGGACGGCGCGCTCGTCGCGGCGGCGGCGCTGTCGAACCGGTACATCCCGAGCCGACAGCTCCCCGACAAGGCGATCGACCTGATCGACGAGGCGATGAGCCGCCTCAAGATGGAGATCGACTCCTCCCCCGTCGAGATCGACCAGCTCAAGCGCCAGGTCGACCGCATGCGCCTCGAGGAGCTTGCGCTCAAAAAGGAGAAGGATCCCGCCTCGAAGGAGCGTCTGGCGAGGCTGCGCGAGCAGATGGCGGCATCCGAGGCCGAGCTGCGCACGCTCGAGGAGCGCTGGGCGCGCGAGCGCGGTGGCCTGAACCGCGTGGGCGACCTGAAGAAGCGTCTGGATGCGGCTGTCACCGAGCGCGACCGCGCGCTGCGGGAGGCCGACTATGCCAAGGCCTCGAAGCTGCAGTACGAGACCATCAAGCAGCTCGAAGCGGAGCTCGCCGAGGCGGAGAAGCAGGCGGAGGCCGAGGGCGAGGAGCCGCGCATGGTCAACGAGCAGGTCACGGACGACGACATCGCCCAGGTGATCGCGTCGTGGACCGGCATCCCCGTCGGGCGCCTGCTGCAGGGCGAGACGGAGAAGCTGCTGCACCTCGAGGCCGAGCTGGGCCGCCGGCTGATCGGGCAGAAGGACGCCGTGAAGGCCGTCTCCGATGCGGTGCGCCGCTCGCGCGCCGGCATCAGCGACCCGAACCGGCCCACGGGATCCTTCCTGTTCCTCGGCCCGACGGGCGTGGGCAAGACCGAGCTCGCGAAGGCGCTCGCCGAGTTCCTGTTCGACGACGAGCACGCCATGGTGCGCATCGACATGTCCGAGTACGGCGAGAAGCACTCGGTGTCGCGCCTGGTCGGCGCCCCGCCCGGCTACGTCGGCTACGAGCAGGGCGGCCAGCTGACCGAGGCGGTGCGCCGCCGCCCCTACAGCGTGGTGCTGCTCGACGAGGTCGAGAAGGCGCATCCCGAGGTCTTCGACGTCCTGCTGCAGGTCATGGACGACGGCCGGCTGACCGACGGGCAGGGACGCACGGTCGACTTCAAGAACGTGATCCTGATCCTGACGTCGAACCTCGGCTCGCCGATCCTGATCGATCCGACGGTGTCCGCCGATTCGAAGCGCGAGCAGGTGCTGCAGCTCGTGCGGCAGGCGTTCAAGCCGGAGTTCGTGAACAGGCTCGACGACATCGTGATGTTCCAGGCGCTCAGTCACGACGATCTCGCGCAGATCGTGGAGCTGCAGGTCGACCTGCTGCAGCGCCGGCTGTCCGACCGCCGCCTCACGCTGGCGGTCACGCCCGACGCCCGCGCCTGGCTGGCCGACCGCGGCTACGACCCGATCTACGGCGCGCGTCCGCTGCGGCGCCTGATCCAGACCGAGATCCAGGACCGGCTGGCGCTGGCGATCCTCTCGGGGGGCGTGCGCGACGGCGACACGGTGCGGGTGGACGTGCCCGCGGACGGCTCTCAGCTCGTGGTGACGAGCCAGGGACAGGCTCCCCAGCCCGACGAGGACGAGGACGAGGACGTCATCGACGCCGAGATCGTCGAGGACTGA
- a CDS encoding ABC transporter permease — MSTTTASAPAPTRQRPEATLSTPQGVWLVAEREIGGKLRSRSFLISTAILLLLALAGVLWMGFQAGSAGTTQIAATSDVAAQLPDTDGLEVTSVADRSEAEALVSDGTVEAALLADSASPTGVLIIADQEAPDALVSLLSVAPTIELLDPEADDEGPMRYILGIIFGVVFMGAAITFGSPITMSVIEEKQTRVIEILISAIPARVLLAGKVLGNAILAIGQILLLITVAVIGLVVTGQTDVLQGLGTPIVWFAVFFLFGFLLLAAMFAAAGSLVSRQEDSGPTLTPVMWLTMIPYFLVLFLGENPVAMAIMSYVPFSAPVAMPIRLFFGDAMWWEPLVSLAIMLATCLVVIALGAKIYENSLLRMGARVKLSEALKG, encoded by the coding sequence GTGAGCACGACGACTGCTTCCGCTCCGGCGCCCACGCGCCAGCGCCCCGAGGCGACGCTCTCGACCCCGCAGGGCGTCTGGCTCGTCGCCGAGCGCGAGATCGGCGGCAAGCTCCGCAGCCGGTCCTTCCTCATCTCGACAGCCATCCTGCTCCTGCTCGCCCTCGCCGGCGTGCTGTGGATGGGCTTCCAGGCCGGCTCGGCGGGCACGACGCAGATCGCCGCCACATCGGACGTCGCCGCGCAGCTTCCCGACACGGACGGCCTGGAGGTCACATCGGTCGCGGATCGCTCGGAGGCGGAGGCGCTCGTGTCGGACGGCACGGTCGAGGCGGCCCTGCTCGCCGATTCCGCCTCGCCCACCGGCGTGCTGATCATCGCCGACCAGGAGGCGCCGGATGCGCTCGTGTCGCTCCTGTCGGTGGCGCCCACGATCGAGCTGCTCGATCCGGAAGCAGATGACGAAGGACCGATGCGCTACATCCTGGGCATCATCTTCGGCGTCGTCTTCATGGGCGCCGCGATCACATTCGGCTCCCCCATCACGATGAGCGTGATCGAGGAGAAGCAGACGCGCGTGATCGAGATCCTGATCTCGGCGATCCCCGCGCGCGTGCTGCTGGCAGGCAAGGTGCTCGGCAACGCCATCCTCGCGATCGGGCAGATCCTGCTGCTGATCACGGTCGCCGTGATCGGTCTCGTGGTCACGGGCCAGACGGACGTGCTGCAGGGCCTCGGCACGCCCATCGTGTGGTTCGCGGTGTTCTTCCTGTTCGGGTTCCTGCTGCTCGCGGCGATGTTCGCTGCGGCCGGATCGCTCGTCTCGCGCCAGGAGGACTCGGGACCGACGCTCACGCCGGTGATGTGGCTGACGATGATCCCGTACTTCCTCGTGCTGTTCCTCGGCGAGAACCCCGTGGCGATGGCGATCATGTCGTACGTGCCGTTCTCGGCGCCCGTGGCCATGCCGATCCGGCTGTTCTTCGGCGACGCGATGTGGTGGGAGCCGCTGGTGTCGCTCGCGATCATGCTCGCGACGTGCCTCGTGGTGATCGCGCTCGGCGCGAAGATCTACGAGAACTCGCTGCTGCGGATGGGCGCCCGCGTGAAGCTCTCGGAGGCACTGAAGGGCTGA